The genome window ATCTGGAATTGAAAACTATTTGCGTTTCGAAGCGCAGAAGATGCTGACACTGCTAAAACCGTCTATGCCTTTAAATACACCGTTGATGAAGTTTTGTGTCCAGCTCGGACCATATTTCAAGCGAATTTTCTTAAACGGATTACAGTATATCTGGCAGGTATGCATGATCAAGCATCGCAAACACAAACATCTTTGAGCCACAACATTAAATAAGAAACAAATCCACACCATCCATAATGCAAATGAAGCAAACGAGAACGAGCGCAGTTAAAAAGTGGTTTACTCACAACCCTGAAAGGCCCGATGCGACCTCCACCAGAACCGACCcgaagaaaataaacacaagatCCGTTTAACGAGTGCTTAAAAAGACCCACACATTTGAGATCGCTGTCGCTTTGATTGTGGGGACGTCTGTGCATCGCATATCCTGACGAGCTGATGGCTTTTGGAGATTTTCAAGTATTGCTTTGCATTAGATCATCGCAGGTGTAAATCACAGGCTGTAGATACATTATCTACACGCTTAGAGCTCGACAGCGCGCATCCTTCCTTCCTCcttcctccttccttccttttttcttttttccactcCCTCCTCAGTCTCACTTACTTGTGACGTCACGGAGGGAACGCGGCGTACTTCATTTAATCTTTACATCACGAGTCGTCTGTTCTCAGTTGGAAAGATTTAAAAGGCTGTTCATAGAAAACAGGGGGTGTAAATGTGTATTTGAGgagtcttttttattttcagaactATATTTTGGAATGTAAAGAACTACATGTTATGCAGTTATAATACCGCACATAAGAAATAAGTGGACGAAACACTTTCCACATTTCATAAATGACTTTAAATTATTAAAGTAAATTCTATCATTAAACGATCAAACATAATGCGAAAAAGCACTGAAATCGTAATGATATGACTACACATCATatcatatatgacattatatgagatatgacattaaataacagtaaaaaaaaactgttctcagagtagacaaaacaaaaccacaatACATCACATTTAACGGAGATATTTAACAAAGATTATAGAGATCATATGGTTTTACACATATGCAAACACATTAGTAGTCTGAAGATTTGTGAGGATTGTCTGGTCCCTAGAAATGTGTTATGGGCACAGCACAGTCGTCTATTTATACTTCAGTCTTGAATATTTAATTAGAGACTAGTCCTTAGGAAGAGCCACATGAGTTATTTGTctgacaggttttttttcacATGCTATAAACGCTTTGAGATTCTGTATTGACATCATTGATCAACAATCAATTAATCTTGACCGTGTTTGTCTCCGACTGTCTGCATAATCTGAACATTTACTTACACACTATGGgtcggtttcccggacagggtttaaatctagtcccagactaatttaacTGTTGGAGgtttcttgatcgaaaacaatttacactgacatatcttaaaatttatcagtgcgattgtttaagtctcgagatgcacaccagtgttgtgttttaagggtttttttaaatatcctaatttaactatggcctagtcctggcttcaGATAATCTCTGTCCGGGAAACAACCCCTAAAAGAACAAACAGACCAAGGAAGAAAACAGTCctgtgaaaaatatttttatccttttcatttttaacttttttcctgtttttgccaTTCAGACAGCTCAGCAAGGTAGCAGATGCTGTTTGAAATCTGACAGGATGGTAAAAGTTGGCAAAAAAAGAAGCAGAGATGACTTCAGAAGGAATAAATTACAGTCAAAGTGTCTCCTTTCAGTCAGCTCACCTTCCCCGTCCTTTTTGATCATAGCAGTATATGCATAAAGACGTAGACTGAATCTACTTTAGTGTCTAGTTAACCTTAAAGAATGTCTGTGCTTCACCCTTAGCTTTTCTACTAATGTTGTAAAATAAAGGTACTTTTTACACATATATAAAAGAACAGCAATACAATAAACTACGTTACAGCGACAAAGCATGCGTCACGTAATGAATTCAGaccatattattttaatatctcAGTACTGACACGTCTCAAATTCTCACAGAAATACAGAGTACGTCAACAATTCCTAatgtcataaaaatgtattgttccATCAAACGTCACTACTGTGCACATCATCATATAGAACAATAGTAAAACACATCTGATGCTCCCACAGAGAGTAACCAAACATGTATACTATAAAGcacatgtatttaagaaaaaacacaTAATGAGGAAAAATGCATCAAAGATGTTCactatttaaaattatttaacatttaattctgAAAATAGAAAAATGATTGTCTTGCACAGCTATATTTCAAAACCAGCACTTCATCTTTTCTGAACATGTGTTCTAATAAAATCTTCAGTCTGCTGATTAAAAAGGGCAAGAGTGCATTCAATTAAACATGCCCTATGCATGCATTGAGAAGTACACTATACAAATATATGATAGTGTCTGTCAGCTGGGGTAAGATGTGCCACTAAAGCACTCCACatgaaatacatataaatacaaatatatttttataagcgAAATacagtgaaattaaatataaatagagtACGAAAGCAGTTTACTTTCACATATTGTGTCAGAAGGTGAACAAACGTTCACACGCCGTCAGTAAAATCTGTTCTGAAGCAAAATCTCTTCTAAATTAAAAAGTAAGATTGATGTCAGCTACAACAATGAAAGCATGTTTATAAGACACTGTTTATACATTTGCATAGAAGTACTTTAGTTGCGTGTAAAGATAAAAGGGCGCTAGTTTGTAGTATTTCATGATCAAGCTATTAAAAGCAATATCAGTGCTTTTATTAACTTAAACAAATACTGTCATTATTTTACCACTTGAGATACTCAAATTGCACAGCCATCACATCCAAAAAAGAATCATTTTgaagtatttataaaaatatgttctaAAAGGAAATAACTTCAACTAAATAGTTTTGTTCAATCAAGAAACAAAGGTCTTCGTGCACGGAAacgttaaaacaataaaacattataatgcaCAGACTCACAAACTGACACTTCTGTTGTGCTGTTTGAGAACCTGCTCTGAAATGTCAACGCTTTTTTGTCTCGCTCGTCCATCACCTTTCTCCCCCTCTTCACCTGAAAGACTAACATCACTGCTGAGATGACCCAGGTGCTCAACTGAGTCACACTTTTCAAGATCTGAGATGATGGTCTGCAAGCTGACCATGGAAAGGGAGTCTGAACCAGATCTCTTCACCTCAGCTCTTCCCATATCCCCCCAACCGGAGCTATTATGCGTCTCCACCCAATTTACAGCATTTGCCACATCCCCTTTCCCATCCACCCAATTATTTGGTATGGTGTAGCCTCCAGAGGCTCCACCTTCAGTCCCTGTGCTGCTGATTGTCTCTGCTCCTACCGGAGGACACCGCCCACCACatgttctgattggttcatcCTTCGGTTGGCCCTGCTCCCTCTGAGCATGGATCTCCTCGCTGATTTTTTCCAGGTGACGCAGGGTGTCGGAGTAGTATATCTTGGCTTTGGAAATATGCTCCTCTAACTCCAAAATCTTTGACTTGTGCTcctgcaaaaacattttttttttttaactactgTACAATCTACTGGCATTTTTATGCATATTAAACATCACTTGGCTGTCAGTGAGACTTCAGTTCAGAGCACAGTAAGAGAAGTATAGCTCATCCACAAAGTATAGAGttagtttacttaaaaaaaaaaaaaaatttgcagtttatttagtcaccctcaggtGTAAGGTAACAGTAACATGCCTGCAACAACATGCATATATAAGAAAAAGGTATTTTTGGGGTAAACCATTAGAACATCCACAGCCTATTTACAGCAAACGTTCACATTATAAACACACTAtacagctgttataaaatgtcaaTCAAATTTAACCAACCTCCAGCGTTTCATTAAACTGGTTCTTGACCTCAAAATAAGGCTTGGACTTCACAATTGCTCTCTTCAGAGACTTCTGCAGCTCCTGCACATGAGCCTCGGCCTCCTGGCACAGCTGAGTGACTCGCATGTGCTCACGTCCGCTCTTTACGCGCTCCTCCTCTGCCTCGTTCACCTGGACACAATAACAGATACATATCAGTCATGACGAGCGTGTCGAAAATACACTAGGTATGGTTTAAGCAACATGATCATATCACAGCAAGACACGTGTTTATATAATGCATAAAAGGTCAAATAGGTTTTGTATGTGCAGTGAGAAagtgttgtcatttcaaagcatGAAAATACGTTTTGGGGCAGCATGTACacgaataaacaaaaacaaaccaaaaatattTTGAGCATAACAGAATACACCGAAGGATCTGTAGAGATGACATACAAAAGCTTTAAATAAAATCCTCGGCAAGATCCCATGCTTAAGTTCTTAAGGTACTCAAGGCACATTTAAGCACCACTAAGTAGCAGAAAGCTGCGAGTTGCTGGAGGGAAGAGACAAACCTTTAAAGTGGCATGATTCAGCATCTCTTGCCAGGTTGGATCCAGTGTTTTGACGGCAGTGAGGCCCTGTTCAGCCACGTGTACCATCTCCCTAGCAGCCAAGTGCATAGAGGCGGCTCTCTCAAATCTGAGCGCAGCTTTCTGGGTTTCCTGCTGCGCCTGAGAGGATTGGATCCTATCGTATTGCATTTAACAGGAGGAGACAGGATGATTTTGAAAGATAAAGGTTGTAGCCAAAAAAAATAGAATGCAAAGACGATATGATGTTACACTCAATATGGGCTGGACTGCCCAACAAGCCAGATTCAACAGACGTAATTGTGACAGACGGCGGTTGCTTGCATACCTCTTTTGCTTTTCTTCGTGCCTCATAGTAAGGCCTGGCCTTCTCAATACAGGTCCCTAGTTCGTTACTCATCACCTTGAGTTTATGCACAGATTCGCTCATTATCCTCTTGTGGCTGGATCGAAGCTCCTGAAATTGAAAAATGTCAAACGTTTTAAACAATAATACCCTTCTTGACGGCTTAATAATAACCACAATCTTAACCACTGAGGCAGACAAACTCTGGTTTCGTAGCTGCCATCAGCTTGAAGAAGCATTTTGGAATTTTACTTACTTGAAGGTCCAGTTCCAGCTTGTTGATCGCCACGCTGGCCTCGTTTAGATGCTCGAGTTCCTCCTAGATACAGAATCACAGAGGGTGGGAGATGCTTAATGGGGACTATATTTGTTGAATAAGCATAATTTTGTAGCCCAGCATAAATTGAAATCCTATGTCTCCATGATCATCTGACCAACCATGGCTCCTTTGAATAAactttttgactttttattaATTGGTTACCACATAATTGCCTTACAtccatttgtgttgtttttataatgttgtgctgttgtttaaaaatatattaataaaaactcACCCATggcctagtttatatatttcttgtttatattttattttaaagtatgATTGAGCATTACTGGAGATAGGCTAATGTTTGTTATTAACTTTAAGgcatacattttatatcagtTTACTccatattattgtttattaaagtATAGTTATCTGGTTTTGTAAAAGAGCTTAGTAAACTAAGTTCAAAATAACTTTAATGAACAACCTTGTGTCAAGCAGTAGTATGGATCAGGTGTAATACAGATAACGTAATGTAATGAGTGTCAGTTTACCTGGATTCTGGGATCTAGTTCCTCTTCGGTCAGTTGTCCATTAACCATCTTTTCTTCTTGACAGTTTTTATTCTCCAACTCCGTTTCTTCTGTTTTCTCGGATTCCCCATCAGCTTCTCTGCCATTATCAGTCACCTCTGTCCGGTCATCTCCTACCTTCTCCCCCACTGAAGGTCCCCCTAAACCCGCAGGACTTTCACGCAACTTCGGTGGATCCATTTACAGGCCTCTTTGGATATCCAAGATACACAGGTGGATATTGACGAGGCAAAAGACTAACAGATCCAAAACTAAACAAAGTAACTAAACAGAGTATTGTTTCATGCGTTTCCTCACGTTGGTGCCGATTGGAGTTAGCTGGATAACATATTGTAAACAACTGACTACTATAAACGTATTCATAGGTTTAACGATTCATTGAATCGTAAATTACTGTTACAGTTTATAGATTAAATTATCTTTTATAGATTAGCCCATATTTACCCCTGTCTCTCTGCTTCGCCATTCAATACTCTGTGAGCGTGAGATAAATACAAAACGCGTTATCGGGTCTTTTTGGACTGTCTGGCCTACTGTAGTTGGACGTTATGTAATATGCAAATATACGTCATTTGCGTGGAGAGCCTTGGTGACGTTTATCTTCTGACGTTCTCGTTCTTTCATTTTCTCGTTATTTATTTGCTATTTTCTGTAAGTTAATTGCTCAAAATATATTGGCATAAATgttgattaatattttatacgatttgcttaataataataatctttttataaaattaCTTATATGTCTCctaaataatttgtaaataaaattacaAGTAAACGAGAGAAAGacttgtatgtatatatatatatatatttatttatttatgtgtgtgtgtgtaggttatAAAGTTCAAATAGACATATTCAAAAGACGAAAGAGGCTTTTCGTTGTTaaacaaagattttattttctctctgaAAAATCCCAGTACGTAAATACACAAACGTAACTAAAATACTTGATTGTATGATTTTTCCCAACATATTCAAATCACAATGATatgcactacacacacacacaatttaatAAAGACAACGTACAAGTGATTCCAAAAATCTTATTTAAAGGCACTTGGAGCAGTATTCACAGTTATACgttatattatattttcatttcaagATGTCAGTTCCGATGTAAATTTGaacttatataaaaaaaataatgaaacctGAGGCACAAAGTCTGAGTGATAAATCTATTATCTTTGGTATCGTATCATATTCACCTTGAAACACctctttaatgtatttattttcgtCATAGCGCCGCACAAGTacatttttaagacatttacaGCTGTGATGTCACAGCTGTGAGGGGAATGATAGTAACAAATCTTAAATACAGTCTGTAACATATAAGTGAGTCCatcaaaatcagtttttatgTGCTTTGCACCATTAAAAAAACGATTTCTTTTAAAGTGTCACAGCCCCACCTCAACTCCAGCTTGGATCATACTGACTCcaaccagcaggtggtgctaaGTAAATCCTCCTTCCGCGTGAGAAGAAACTAACTACACCTCTGTACCCTGCCCGTGGGACTCCTGACTTGAGGTCCTCCATCACACCAAGGTTACGAGCCAATGTTTTAAAACTGCCAGGACTGGAATACTGCACTCTAAATAGGCCAGGTCCAGACAGTTTGCTAGCCTGCAACTCCTCCATAGTCACAATTTGAGCACCATAAACTTCTTTTTCGAAGCTCTCGTCATATGTCTTCTTATCCAAATAAGACAGGTCCAATGATGTGAAAGGCACAAATTCGGCATTCAGCTTAATAAAGCGCAGATACTTGTCGTAAAACTGACCTAAACTCACGCCCTTACGACCGAACGTTAAAGTTCTGGAAATCTCTGGTCTGATGCAGGACCTGTCTTTGCGTTGA of Triplophysa rosa linkage group LG14, Trosa_1v2, whole genome shotgun sequence contains these proteins:
- the sh3bp5la gene encoding SH3-binding domain protein 5-like, a, encoding MDPPKLRESPAGLGGPSVGEKVGDDRTEVTDNGREADGESEKTEETELENKNCQEEKMVNGQLTEEELDPRIQEELEHLNEASVAINKLELDLQELRSSHKRIMSESVHKLKVMSNELGTCIEKARPYYEARRKAKEAQQETQKAALRFERAASMHLAAREMVHVAEQGLTAVKTLDPTWQEMLNHATLKVNEAEEERVKSGREHMRVTQLCQEAEAHVQELQKSLKRAIVKSKPYFEVKNQFNETLEEHKSKILELEEHISKAKIYYSDTLRHLEKISEEIHAQREQGQPKDEPIRTCGGRCPPVGAETISSTGTEGGASGGYTIPNNWVDGKGDVANAVNWVETHNSSGWGDMGRAEVKRSGSDSLSMVSLQTIISDLEKCDSVEHLGHLSSDVSLSGEEGEKGDGRARQKSVDISEQVLKQHNRSVSL